One genomic segment of Helianthus annuus cultivar XRQ/B chromosome 14, HanXRQr2.0-SUNRISE, whole genome shotgun sequence includes these proteins:
- the LOC110927376 gene encoding 2-(3-amino-3-carboxypropyl)histidine synthase subunit 2, giving the protein MEFESKYEVLRVVTFIRTHGFKRVALQFPDELLKESIGVVWALRKELQSCGESGNNIALYVMADTTYGSCCVDEVGALHINADCVIHYGHTCLSPTSKLPAFFVFGKAPINASNCAKHLCNYALSSKKPVLVLFGLEYGHAIHDIIEASTIETTHDKLHFADVMSQSMKPTKTSDVNGDCDDASQKTYSIGGLRWSLEQGLSMEDYSLFWIGPDNSAFANVVLTFNDCEIVRYDATENVLLSDTSQQRRILKRRYYLVEKAKDAGIVGILVGTLGVAGYLSMIHQIKEMVTKAGKKAYTFVMGKPNPSKLANFPECDVFIYISCSQTALLDSKEFLAPVITPFEAILAFNRGSEWTGKYVMQFQDLVASTPVGVEKSGEEEEARFSFLQGGYIEDHDLQDINKEDEDGPLALMKMTQTALQERGKDHKTMVKKGSTKSGVDFFASRAFQGLDINNNSNAPEPFILGRSGKASGYNHETSEH; this is encoded by the exons ATGGAATTCGAGTCCAAATACGAGGTTTTGCGCGTTGTCACCTTCATTCGCACCCATGGCTTCAAAAGGGTCGCTTTACAG TTCCCGGATGAGCTACTAAAGGAGTCAATCGGGGTCGTGTGGGCCCTACGTAAGGAGCTACAATCATGTGGTGAAAGCGGTAATAATATTGCGTTGTATGTAATGGCTGATACTACATACGGTAGCTGTTGTGTTGATGAGGTTGGTGCGTTGCACATCAATGCCGACTGCGTTATTCATTATGGACATACATGTCTCAGCCC GACATCAAAACTTCCTGCATTTTTTGTTTTTGGGAAGGCTCCAATAAACGCATCTAACTGCGCCAAACACCTTTGTAATTATGCATTGTCCAGCAAGAAGCCTGTATTG GTTCTCTTTGGATTGGAATACGGGCATGCGATACATGATATTATAGAAGCATCAACTATTGAAACAACACACGATAAATTACATTTTGCAGATGTTATGAGCCAATCTATGAAACCAACAAAAACTTCTGATGTTAATGGAGATTGTGATGACGCATCACAAAAAACGTATAGCATCGGGGGCTTGCGCTGGAGTCTAGAACAGGGTCTCAGTATGGAAGACTACTCATTGTTTTGGATCGGGCCCGACAATTCAGCTTTTGCAAATGTTGTACTTACCTTCAATGACTGTGAAATAG TTAGATATGATGCGACGGAAAATGTATTGTTAAGTGACACTTCTCAGCAACGAAGAATTCTCAAGCGTAG ATATTATCTAGTTGAGAAAGCAAAGGATGCTGGCATTGTGGGAATATTGGTGGGAACCCTTGGCGTCG CGGGGTATCTAAGTATGATCCATCAAATAAAAGAGATGGTCACAAAAGCTGGGAAGAAGGCCTACACGTTTGTGATGGGAAAACCTAATCCTTCAAAACTTGCTAATTTTCCGGAG TGTGATGTCTTCATCTACATCTCTTGTTCACAAACCGCTCTTTTGGATAGCAAAGAATTCTTGGCTCCTGTTATTACTCCTTTTGAAGCTATTCTTGCATTCAACAG GGGAAGCGAGTGGACCGGAAAGTATGTAATGCAATTTCAAGATCTGGTTGCTTCAACTCCTGTGGGCGTGGAAAAGtccggagaagaagaagaagcaagATTTTCATTCCTTCAAGGTGGATACATTGAAGATCATGATTTGCAAG ATATCaacaaagaagatgaagatggacCTCTTGCTTTAATGAAAATGACTCAGACAGCGCTGCAAGAGCGTGGTAAGGATCATAAAACCATGGTCAAGAAGGGAAGCACGAAATCGGGCGTGGATTTTTTTGCATCACGGGCTTTTCAAGGTCTTGACATCAACAATAATAGTAATGCACCTGAGCCATTCATACTTGGAAGATCCGGTAAGGCGTCCGGTTACAACCATGAAACAAGTGAGCACTAG